The following are encoded in a window of Ruminiclostridium herbifermentans genomic DNA:
- a CDS encoding WecB/TagA/CpsF family glycosyltransferase, whose amino-acid sequence MRKLVNIAGINIDDLTMEQAVKKIYYFISSDKNHAIYTPNAEIMMDGIKDKKMFQVLNDADMLVADGAGVVLASKILGKAVRQKVSGVDLAKNLLEASAKKPIKFFLFGGKPGIAEKAHANIICDYPHAEVVGTHNGYFTEEDNQKIIEEINNSGAEVLFVCLGAPKQEMWIHENKDKLTVKACLGVGGTLDILAGNVKLAPDFFRNHGLEWLYRLYKEPWRYKRMLKLPKFILHIIGIRIGLIKIK is encoded by the coding sequence ATGCGTAAATTAGTAAATATTGCAGGAATTAATATAGATGATCTTACTATGGAGCAGGCTGTTAAAAAGATATACTATTTTATCTCTTCTGATAAAAACCATGCAATATATACACCCAATGCTGAAATAATGATGGATGGTATAAAAGATAAAAAAATGTTTCAAGTATTAAATGATGCCGATATGCTCGTTGCTGATGGAGCTGGTGTCGTTTTAGCTTCAAAAATTCTAGGTAAAGCAGTTAGGCAAAAGGTTTCAGGTGTTGATTTGGCCAAAAACCTTCTTGAAGCCTCTGCGAAAAAGCCAATAAAATTTTTCCTCTTTGGCGGTAAACCAGGAATAGCTGAAAAGGCTCATGCAAATATTATTTGCGACTACCCACATGCTGAAGTCGTGGGAACCCATAATGGATATTTCACAGAAGAAGATAATCAGAAAATAATCGAAGAAATTAACAACTCTGGTGCCGAAGTTCTTTTTGTATGCTTAGGTGCTCCAAAACAAGAAATGTGGATTCATGAAAACAAAGACAAGTTAACTGTTAAAGCTTGCTTAGGCGTTGGCGGTACACTGGATATTTTGGCTGGCAATGTTAAACTTGCTCCAGACTTTTTTAGAAATCACGGCCTAGAGTGGTTATATAGACTGTACAAAGAGCCTTGGCGTTATAAAAGAATGTTGAAACTACCAAAATTCATTTTGCATATTATCGGAATAAGAATTGGCTTGATAAAAATAAAGTAG
- a CDS encoding YitT family protein: MSKLKSILKFLKVYILITIGAGITALAINIFLVPYKIAPGGLSGLATVLFYISNEKLPVGASMLAINIPLFLLGYKIIGRKFFFRTVYGTIVLSAIIDLTEAYSYDFAERILVDSNYLVSTPDIFLYSVIGGFISGIGLGIVLKMDATTGGTELAAKLLNKIFKNMTIGQLILWLDALIILFAIIAFNSILIGLYSLVSLFITTKVIDAMVAGVDNSRAVLIISEHQAEISKRLLVELDRGVTELKGRGVYSGKDKEVLLCVLARTQIQQLKQIVLEVDKNAFMILAEVNEVLGEGFETNDGK; this comes from the coding sequence ATGTCTAAATTAAAGAGTATTTTAAAATTTTTAAAAGTGTACATTTTAATAACGATAGGAGCTGGAATTACTGCATTAGCTATTAACATATTCCTTGTTCCTTATAAAATTGCGCCTGGTGGTTTAAGCGGATTAGCTACGGTTTTATTTTATATAAGCAATGAAAAACTACCTGTTGGAGCTAGTATGCTTGCAATAAACATTCCGTTATTTTTACTAGGTTATAAAATTATAGGAAGAAAATTCTTCTTTAGAACTGTATATGGTACGATAGTACTCTCTGCTATTATAGATTTAACTGAAGCATATTCATATGATTTTGCTGAAAGAATTCTGGTAGATAGCAATTACTTGGTATCTACTCCAGACATATTTCTTTATAGTGTAATTGGTGGATTTATAAGTGGTATTGGGCTTGGTATTGTATTAAAAATGGATGCTACCACTGGAGGTACAGAATTAGCTGCTAAGCTTCTGAATAAAATATTCAAAAATATGACAATTGGACAATTAATTTTGTGGTTAGATGCATTAATAATTTTATTTGCCATTATTGCATTTAATAGTATTTTAATTGGTCTATATTCATTGGTTAGTTTGTTTATAACAACGAAGGTAATAGATGCAATGGTTGCAGGGGTTGATAACTCCAGAGCTGTACTTATTATTTCTGAACACCAAGCTGAAATTTCAAAAAGACTTTTGGTTGAATTAGATAGAGGTGTAACAGAGTTAAAAGGAAGAGGTGTATACTCTGGAAAGGATAAAGAGGTGCTGCTCTGTGTATTAGCAAGAACTCAGATTCAACAACTCAAACAAATTGTGCTTGAAGTAGATAAAAATGCATTTATGATTCTAGCAGAAGTCAATGAAGTGCTTGGAGAAGGTTTTGAAACAAATGATGGGAAATAA
- a CDS encoding CopG family ribbon-helix-helix protein: MSQYKKIIISIPDNLLEELDIMVSNEKTNRSMLVREAMTLYIKEKHKLELRNKMKIGYEEMAEINLELAELCFEADEEQQRKYEERLQKMEETW, encoded by the coding sequence TTGTCTCAGTATAAAAAGATTATAATTAGTATTCCAGACAATTTGCTTGAAGAGTTGGATATTATGGTATCTAATGAGAAAACTAATAGAAGTATGCTTGTTAGAGAAGCTATGACTCTTTATATTAAGGAAAAACACAAGCTTGAATTGCGGAATAAAATGAAAATAGGCTATGAAGAAATGGCTGAAATAAATCTTGAGCTTGCCGAGTTATGTTTTGAAGCTGATGAGGAACAGCAACGCAAATATGAGGAGAGGCTTCAGAAGATGGAGGAAACGTGGTAA
- the alr gene encoding alanine racemase, with translation MEYKLNRAWAEINLDNIAHNIREIRRITHKNAEIMGVVKADAYGHGVMEVTRTLLANGAQRLAVSMLDEAIQLRRNGIEAPILILGYTDPIRANEIIENDVTQTVYSRELAQALSSEAVRQGKKVKIHIKIDTGMSRMGFLPGYSAVKNVVEISQMPNIIIEGLFTHFATADEKNREFTLMQFERFMSICSELQRIGIHIPVKHCANSAGIIEYPEMHLDMVRPGIILYGMYPSEEVDKSKIHLKPAMTLKANVILVKEVEKNTSISYGRIFTTQRTSKIATIPIGYADGYTRMLSNKGKVLIREQFAPVVGRICMDQCMIDVTDIEGNVEVGDEVVLIGAQGDNVITVEDVAGSIGMINYEFVSVVGKRIPRAFIHNGKISKILNYLI, from the coding sequence ATGGAATATAAACTAAACAGAGCATGGGCTGAGATTAACTTAGATAATATTGCTCATAATATACGTGAGATTAGAAGAATAACACACAAAAATGCTGAGATAATGGGGGTTGTCAAGGCAGACGCATATGGGCATGGAGTAATGGAGGTGACAAGGACACTTTTAGCAAATGGTGCTCAAAGGCTGGCTGTTTCAATGTTAGATGAGGCAATACAGCTTCGTAGAAATGGAATAGAGGCACCAATACTTATTTTGGGTTATACAGACCCAATTAGGGCAAATGAAATTATTGAAAATGATGTAACACAGACTGTTTATAGTCGTGAACTAGCGCAGGCTCTTTCAAGTGAAGCAGTAAGGCAGGGTAAGAAGGTTAAAATTCATATAAAAATTGATACAGGCATGTCAAGGATGGGATTTTTACCAGGCTATAGTGCTGTTAAGAATGTAGTTGAGATAAGCCAAATGCCTAATATAATTATTGAAGGTCTTTTTACACATTTTGCTACTGCTGACGAGAAAAACAGAGAGTTTACATTGATGCAGTTTGAACGATTTATGAGTATTTGCAGTGAACTTCAGAGAATCGGAATACATATCCCAGTAAAGCATTGTGCAAATAGTGCAGGAATTATTGAATATCCTGAAATGCATTTGGATATGGTCCGTCCAGGTATTATACTTTATGGTATGTACCCTTCTGAAGAAGTAGATAAGTCAAAAATACACTTAAAGCCTGCAATGACTCTCAAAGCAAATGTAATATTAGTTAAGGAAGTTGAAAAAAATACTTCTATAAGCTATGGAAGAATATTTACTACACAAAGAACCTCTAAAATTGCTACCATTCCAATTGGATATGCTGATGGATATACTAGAATGTTAAGCAACAAAGGTAAGGTTCTAATTAGAGAACAATTTGCACCTGTAGTAGGAAGAATATGCATGGATCAGTGCATGATTGATGTTACTGATATAGAAGGCAATGTCGAAGTTGGTGATGAGGTCGTACTAATAGGTGCTCAAGGTGACAATGTGATAACTGTTGAAGATGTAGCTGGTTCAATTGGAATGATTAATTATGAATTTGTTTCTGTTGTAGGAAAGAGAATACCAAGAGCATTTATTCATAATGGTAAAATATCGAAAATTCTGAACTATTTGATATAG
- a CDS encoding type II toxin-antitoxin system PemK/MazF family toxin, translating to MVIKRGDIYYADLSPVIGSEQGGVRPVLVVQNDVGNKYSPTVIAAAITSQINKAKLPTHIEIGALEYGLAKDSVILLEQIRTIDKRRLREKIGHLDEELMEKVNNALEISFGLYE from the coding sequence GTGGTAATAAAAAGAGGAGATATTTATTATGCAGATCTGAGTCCAGTGATTGGCTCAGAACAGGGCGGTGTAAGACCTGTTTTAGTTGTCCAAAATGATGTAGGGAATAAATATAGCCCTACTGTAATTGCTGCTGCAATTACTTCTCAAATTAATAAAGCAAAATTACCCACTCATATAGAAATTGGTGCTTTGGAGTATGGTCTTGCCAAGGATTCTGTTATTTTGTTAGAACAGATTCGGACTATTGATAAACGCCGTCTTAGAGAGAAAATTGGACATTTGGATGAAGAACTAATGGAGAAGGTTAACAATGCGTTAGAAATTAGCTTTGGGCTATATGAATAA
- a CDS encoding FAD-dependent oxidoreductase: protein MNKQSLPKSKRKKRIDLLIRLSIVMVIAIAIFIFAIKPMVNKDAYFNVNYDTFDNLGNVIGDNNYNIAVIGDGLDGISAAIGAARVGAKTVLICPEKGLGDEIRKNYNVNWANDITPNGINVSADIFKEIRHNAEEGYNIEKFIEAIKKMVSDEKNITVLYEAKLTNAVYENGNVLSADFKVGQEYKTIKAERFIDATTDGELLKKCNVPYSTGYGDIGKESLYPPVTLSFIVSGVDYAALEETINKQGVYINRILESYKTSDKNISIAGLNISDQGDSRVIVQSVTVKNVNLSDAKELEEAYLKASKECTNLYEFLKLNFEEFKNSSDMKIANEFYKPSAYHFKGIYSLTLTDVLIGKRFSDRISAASRPVTLTLEDGNGYILCNPKTFYIPLRSLIPVGLNNVLMTGDKASYSPLVQMAVNSNSSLSGMGFSAGVVAAYSISKNMGISQIGEEQNMDVQLEIERTLRKLGVYMSDVKEEFTSLTDNWSFPYIEKLNNLGLLSAGITNDFRLEKDTKSEDLAYIILNGVPRVSESVYNYDFDVKVRQYITSEPLTKELFAKILLDLNGHGDLNSNYYQEACKQGLIDETLQQKLKSKDVLQFPEVYYAAAQYIEKKTGKTIR, encoded by the coding sequence ATGAATAAACAATCACTTCCTAAAAGTAAGCGTAAAAAAAGAATAGATTTGCTTATAAGGCTTTCCATAGTTATGGTTATTGCTATTGCAATATTCATTTTTGCTATAAAACCAATGGTCAATAAAGATGCATATTTTAACGTTAATTATGACACTTTTGACAATTTAGGCAATGTTATAGGTGATAACAATTATAATATTGCTGTAATTGGTGATGGACTAGATGGAATTAGTGCTGCCATTGGTGCAGCAAGAGTGGGAGCTAAAACAGTATTGATTTGCCCAGAAAAGGGTTTAGGAGATGAAATTAGAAAAAACTATAATGTGAACTGGGCAAATGATATTACTCCTAATGGCATTAATGTTAGTGCAGATATATTTAAAGAAATAAGACATAATGCAGAAGAAGGCTATAATATTGAAAAATTTATTGAAGCTATAAAAAAGATGGTTTCTGATGAAAAAAATATTACAGTATTATATGAAGCAAAATTGACAAATGCGGTTTATGAAAATGGCAATGTACTAAGTGCTGATTTCAAAGTGGGTCAGGAATATAAAACAATTAAAGCAGAGAGATTTATTGATGCTACAACAGACGGCGAATTGTTAAAGAAATGTAATGTGCCATATAGTACTGGTTACGGTGATATTGGAAAAGAAAGCTTATATCCCCCAGTAACCTTGAGTTTTATAGTGTCAGGAGTTGACTATGCAGCACTTGAGGAAACGATAAATAAGCAGGGAGTATATATTAATAGAATTCTTGAAAGCTATAAAACTAGCGATAAAAATATTTCAATAGCTGGATTAAATATATCGGATCAGGGAGACTCAAGGGTTATTGTTCAAAGTGTTACTGTAAAAAATGTTAATTTATCAGATGCTAAGGAACTTGAGGAGGCATACTTAAAAGCTTCTAAGGAATGCACTAATCTATATGAGTTTTTAAAACTAAATTTTGAAGAATTTAAAAATTCTAGTGATATGAAGATTGCTAATGAATTTTATAAGCCGTCAGCATATCATTTTAAGGGTATTTATTCTCTTACTCTAACAGATGTATTAATTGGTAAACGATTCAGCGATAGAATCAGTGCAGCATCTAGGCCTGTTACATTGACATTAGAGGATGGTAATGGATATATACTTTGCAATCCAAAAACCTTTTATATTCCCCTGCGCTCACTTATTCCTGTAGGCTTGAATAATGTGTTGATGACAGGAGATAAGGCATCCTATTCACCATTAGTTCAGATGGCAGTAAATTCAAATTCAAGTCTTTCTGGCATGGGATTCTCAGCAGGAGTTGTTGCTGCGTATAGTATATCAAAAAATATGGGGATTTCTCAAATTGGCGAAGAACAGAACATGGATGTCCAATTAGAAATAGAGAGAACCTTGAGAAAACTTGGCGTTTATATGTCAGATGTAAAAGAGGAATTTACTAGCTTGACAGATAACTGGAGTTTTCCGTATATCGAGAAGCTTAATAATTTAGGACTATTAAGTGCCGGAATAACAAATGATTTTAGGCTTGAAAAAGATACAAAGAGCGAGGACCTTGCATATATTATTCTAAATGGAGTACCTAGAGTTTCAGAAAGCGTATATAATTATGATTTTGATGTTAAAGTAAGACAGTATATAACCAGCGAGCCATTAACTAAGGAGCTATTTGCTAAGATTTTATTAGACTTAAATGGACATGGGGACTTAAACAGCAATTATTATCAAGAGGCATGCAAACAAGGTTTGATAGATGAAACTTTACAGCAGAAGCTTAAGAGTAAAGATGTATTGCAGTTCCCAGAGGTTTATTATGCAGCAGCACAGTATATAGAAAAGAAAACTGGTAAAACAATTAGATGA